A region from the Indicator indicator isolate 239-I01 chromosome 4, UM_Iind_1.1, whole genome shotgun sequence genome encodes:
- the VPS18 gene encoding vacuolar protein sorting-associated protein 18 homolog yields the protein MASILDEYEDSLYRSASVPQSRASVGIPHSGYVNARLEKETPIFNKQRIDFSPPEKINSLVVSSNQLCMSLGKDTLLRIDLGKPDEPNQVELGRKDEAKVYKMFLDHTGSHLLIALNTSECLYLNRSVQKVRALSRWKGHLIESVGWNKFLGSETNTGPILVGTAQGQIYEAEISVSEGSLFSTNPDQYFRQVYTLEEESGPAPVCCLEIERGVEGKFFIIATTRKRLFQFVGKVPEGTEQQGFGSIFAMHADHLPSFREFPANLGFSEIAFYTPKLRSNPRSFAWMMGNGVLYGTLDYSRPDSILSDERVWVYPSDVDITVNKPISIVLTQFHFLLLLPDRVKAVCTLNGQVVFQDLFLEKFGLLTRMIKDPTVQQIWIHTEKVVFRYHVQRESRDVWKMYMNMNKFDLAKEYCKDRPECLDIVLAKEAEHCFQNKRYLESAKCYALTQNYFEEIALKFIEAKQEEALMEFLLKKLSNLKPSEKTQTTLLTTWLTELYLNWLGILEGDPSQRNLYLDTREKFRTFLSSPRNKDCLFNNRASIYELLASHGDTEHMVYFAVIMQDYERVVAHHCQHDEYDEALNVLSRHRDEKLFYKFSPVLIQHIPKKVVDAWISMGSRLDARNLIPALVNYSQSASTQQINEAIRYMEFCVYQLEETQQAIHNYLLSLYALCRPDSLLSYLEQAGTNPNHIHYDLKYALRLCAEHGHHRACVHIYKVMELYEEAVDLALQVDVDLAKSCADLPEDDEELRKKLWLKIARHVVQEEKDVKKAMACLSSCALLKIEDVLPFFPDFVTIDHFKEAICNSLEDYNKHIEELKREMEEATQSAKRIREDIQEMRNKYGSVEPQEKCAACDFPLLNRPFYLFLCGHMFHYDCLLQAVFPNLPAYKQAKLEDLQKKLAATSQPSKSHHRPKDADSISLGKGQQSREQIKADIDDIVAAECVYCGELMIRSIDKPFIDPQKYEEEMQSWL from the exons GATATGTGAATGCACGGCTGGAGAAGGAAACACCAATATTTAACAAGCAAAGGATTGATTTTTCTCCTCCGGAGAAAATTAACAGCTTGGTGGTCTCCTCTAACCAGCTGTGTATGAGCCTTGGGAAAGACACCCTTCTCAG GATTGATCTTGGGAAGCCAGATGAACCTAATCAGGTAGAGCTGGGACGCAAAGATGAAGCCAAAGTCTACAAGATGTTTCTGGACCACACAG gctcTCATCTGCTGATTGCTCTGAACACCAGTGAATGCCTTTACCTGAACAGAAGTGTTCAGAAAGTGCGAGCGCTCTCCCGCTGGAAGGGCCACCTGATTGAAAGTGTAGGCTGGAACAAATTCCTTGGTTCAGAGACCAACACGGGGCCTATTCTGGTGGGGACAGCCCAGGGACAGATCTACGAGGCTGAAATCTCTGTCAGCGAGGGAAGCCTCTTCAGCACTAATCCTGACCAGTACTTCCGACAGGTCTACACTCTGGAGGAGGAATCGGGACCGGCTCCGGTCTGCTGCTTGGAGATTGAGCGAGGGGTAGAAGGGAAATTTTTTATTATAGCCACCACTCGAAAGAGACTCTTCCAGTTTGTTGGCAAAGTGCCTGAAGGGACAGAGCAGCAAGGCTTCGGCTCCATCTTTGCTATGCATGCTGACCATTTGCCCAGCTTCCGGGAGTTTCCAGCCAACTTGGGTTTCAGTGAGATAGCCTTTTACACCCCAAAACTGCGCTCCAACCCACGCTCCTTTGCCTGGATGATGGGGAATGGTGTCTTGTATGGTACCTTGGATTACAGCCGTCCCGATTCCATTCTGAGCGATGAACGGGTCTGGGTTTACCCTTCCGATGTTGACATAACCGTGAACAAGCCAATCTCCATTGTGCTCACTCAGTtccacttcctcctgctgctgcccgaTCGGGTGAAGGCTGTGTGCACCCTGAACGGGCAGGTGGTTTTCCAAGATCTGTTCCTGGAGAAGTTTGGCTTGCTGACACGCATGATCAAAGACCCCACGGTCCAGCAGATATGGATCCACACTGAGAAAGTAGTGTTCCGCTACCACGTCCAGCGGGAGTCTAGAGATGTGTGGAAGATGTATATGAACATGAACAAATTTGATTTAGCCAAAGAGTATTGTAAAGACCGTCCAGAGTGCCTAGATATCGTGCTGGCAAAGGAGGCAGAGCACTGCTTCCAGAACAAGAGGTATCTAGAGAGTGCCAAATGTTATGCACTGACCCAGAACTACTTTGAGGAAATTGCTCTGAAGTTCATTGAAGCCAAGCAAGAGGAGGCCCTGATGGAGTTTCTCCTTAAGAAGCTAAGTAACCTAAAGCCTTCTGAGAAGACACAGACCACTTTGCTGACCACGTGGTTAACAGAGCTGTACCTGAACTGGCTGGGCATATTGGAGGGAGATCCCTCACAGCGAAATCTCTACCTGGATACACGGGAGAAGTTCCGCACCTTTCTGAGCAGCCCTAGGAACAAGGACTGTCTGTTTAATAACAGGGCATCCATCTATGAGCTGTTGGCGAGCCACGGGGACACTGAGCACATGGTCTACTTTGCAGTCATCATGCAGGACTATGAGCGTGTAGTAGCTCATCACTGCCAGCATGATGAGTACGATGAGGCTCTAAATGTGCTGTCCAGGCACAGAGATGAGAAACTGTTCTACAAGTTCTCTCCAGTCCTTATCCAGCATATTCCCAAGAAGGTAGTTGATGCTTGGATTTCTATGGGCTCCAGACTGGATGCCAGGAACCTCATTCCAGCCCTTGTTAACTACAGCCAGAGTGCCAGCACGCAGCAGATCAACGAAGCCATTAGATACATGGAGTTCTGTGTCTATCAGCTGGAGGAAACCCAGCAAGCCATTCACAACTACCTGTTGTCTCTTTACGCTTTGTGTCGGCCGGACTCGCTGCTCTCAtacctggagcaggcaggaaccaacccaaaccacatcCACTATGACCTGAAGTACGCCTTGCGGCTGTGCGCGGAGCACGGCCACCACCGTGCCTGTGTCCACATTTACAAGGTGATGGAGCTGTATGAGGAGGCTGTGGATCTCGCCTTGCAG GTGGATGTTGATCTTGCAAAGTCCTGTGCAGATCTCCCTGAAGACGATGAGGAGCTGCGGAAGAAGCTGTGGTTGAAGATTGCTCGCCATGTTgtccaggaggagaaggatgtgAAGAAGGCAATGGCCTGCctctccagctgtgccctgctgaagATCGAAGATGTCCTGCCATTCTTCCCAGACTTTGTCACTATTGACCATTTCAAGGAAGCAATCTGTAACTCCCTGGAGGACTACAACAAACATATTGAGGAGCTGAAAAGGGAGATGGAGGAAGCCACACAGAGTGCCAAGAGAATCCGAGAGGACATCCAGGAGATGAGAAATAAATATGGCTCTGTGGAGCCTCAGGAAAAGTGTGCTGCTTGTGACTTCCCTCTTCTGAACCGCCCTTTTTACCTTTTCCTCTGTGGTCACATGTTTCACTATGACTGCCTCCTCCAAGCCGTTTTCCCAAACCTCCCTGCCTATAAGCAGGCAAAACTTGAAGATCTTCAGAAGAAGCTGGCAGCTACCAGTCAGCCTTCCAAGAGCCACCATCGTCCCAAGGACGCAGATAGCATTAGCCTGGGGAAGGGGCAGCAGAGTCGGGAACAGATCAAAGCCGACATCGATGACATTGTGGCAGCTGAGTGTGTGTACTGCGGTGAGCTGATGATCCGCTCCATCGACAAACCTTTCATTGACCCTCAAAAATATGAAGAGGAGATGCAGAGCTGGCTCTAA